CGCCGGGTGCAGATGCCGATGCGTCGTCGCGTTCCTCGGGTCCGAGACGGCCGGGTCGGTCCCCGGGTGGGCGAACTGGTTCTGGTACGAGTACGAGCATCGGCCCGCCGCGACGCGCTTCAGAAAGTAGTCCTCGGCGGGCGTCGGGCGGTTCGGGGTGGCCAGGTCCATCGCGTAGAACCCCATGGCCCCCGCATCGCCGCACGCGTTCAGGCTCGGCTTGTCGGGCGTTGCCGGGCAGACGAAGAGCCGCGCGTCGGTATATCCTTCGCGCACCAGGAGCCACAGGTTTGCCTGGTTGCCGACCGCCCGCACGTCCGGCCAGACACATGTGCCGGGGGCGTCGAATCGGCTGGGGAAATGGTGGCCGTCCTGCGGCACGGCTCCGCCGAAGGGCGACGCCGCCCCGCAGTCCGGCAGAAACCCGTCGTGTTCGCCCGCCCAGAGGAGCATCGACTCGCCGAGATGCGCCAGGTTCCGCGCGCAAATGGTCCGCTCGGCCGCGTCTTTCGCATCCAGGAGGGCGGGCAGGAACGTCGCCGCCAGACAGCCGAGCCCCATGATCACGGCAAGCGACTCGGTCAGTGTGACGCCTCTTCTGGCACCCATGGGCCGGTCCGCCAAAAGGTGCGCGATGTGCAGTGACAACACCACGGCACACGCAGTCTTGCATTCCTCGGGCCGGAGGGCAAGAAATTTCCGTGCCGCAATCCCCATCCGTGAGTGGACCCTTTCGAGCCTCCCCGCCATCAAAGCCCGGGGATGAACGAAGTGAATCCCCGGGTACCCCGCCGAAGGGGCGGGGGGATACCGCCCACATTTAGCCGCCCAGTTTATCCTTGTTCGCCGTTGGATCCCTTCGGGACTGGGCGCGTATTGTGCCGTTCACCCGCGCGCCACATTTAGCCGCCGCGCCGGGACGGGTCGAACGAGAGGCTCTCGACGAGGGAAAAACCGCCGGCCCCGGCACGGCTTGTGGCCGTGCCAGGGTGGCCGTGCCAGGGGGAAAATCCGAAAAAATCTTCCTCCGTAAGTCCTTTATTTACAATGACTTACCCCCACCACCCCCTTTCCCGATTTGACTTTTCAGAAATCTGTGGTATACTCCTTCTGGAGTTAAGAGGAGAATGGACCAAAGGTTAGCGGGCAGGTGGATGTTCATTTCCCAGGGTCTCGGAGAGAGACCCGCAAAAGCCCCTCAGAGGGCGGAAGGAGCAGGAACATGTGCAAGCATAGGAGACCTACCATGTTTTCGAGATTTCTGAGTGTGGCAGTCGTGGCGTGCGCGGTGCTGGGCCTGACCTTCGCCGGGCTGAACACCGCGAATGCTACTGTGAACTTCTGCATCAACCCCGGTTTTGAGGTTGGAGGTTATGCTCCCGGAGCAGGCTGTCCTGACTACACTGACGCAAGTCAGCCCCCGGCTGACCACAACGCAATGCCGTGGTCCATCTGGGCTTCGTGGAGCGTGCCCAATGCCTATCCCCAGGCCGCGATTCCGAATCCATTTATTGACGCAAACAACCCCAGTGCCAGGGTGTGGGCCAACTTCAACAACCCCTACTATGTGAATGTTGCCTCACAGAACAACGGCAATCTGCGGCCCGCGAGCGGTTTTTGGATAGTAACTCGAATCCGTCGGGTCAGCCTACCGCGCTCCGGCCTCTGGATCCCAGATTCTATGAAAACCCGAACGTGGAGCCTCCATTAGTCCCAATAACCCCTGTAATATCGCCGGTTATTACGCCCGACCAGTGGAACACTTTCGACCTCGACTACGTCTTCCCGGGTCCCCTCGTTCAGCACTGTAACTACCCATCTGCCCGCCTATACGGCGGAGATGGCAGATATCTTGGGACGGCCGCTGGTACGCCCCCTGCTAAGCCCTTGGTCGCTGTCCCGAATCCCGGCGGCTACTTCGATAATGTCCAG
This DNA window, taken from Planctomycetota bacterium, encodes the following:
- a CDS encoding type II secretion system protein, encoding MGARRGVTLTESLAVIMGLGCLAATFLPALLDAKDAAERTICARNLAHLGESMLLWAGEHDGFLPDCGAASPFGGAVPQDGHHFPSRFDAPGTCVWPDVRAVGNQANLWLLVREGYTDARLFVCPATPDKPSLNACGDAGAMGFYAMDLATPNRPTPAEDYFLKRVAAGRCSYSYQNQFAHPGTDPAVSDPRNATTHRHLHPADLAILADRSPYTRPQLTRQFIVSPDAEPEANSPNHHGRGQNVLYLEGQVAWQATPRCGAVRPGGDRDAIYWPDAGRPDDPENVPRSVWDSFLVP